A section of the Nakamurella deserti genome encodes:
- a CDS encoding DUF4383 domain-containing protein — translation MTSSSPRTTGDTHSLLRTAARIVGIVFLLVGVLGFIPGITSDYDTLSFAGHESDAKLLGIFQVSILHNIVHLLFGVAGLAMSRRSSSAKTYLIGGGAIYLVLWIYGLVIDHDSSANFVPVNNADNWLHLVLGIGMIALGAILGRSHAAAAPRSR, via the coding sequence ATGACCAGCAGCTCCCCCCGTACCACCGGCGACACCCATTCCCTGCTGCGCACCGCAGCGAGAATCGTCGGCATCGTCTTCCTGCTCGTCGGTGTCCTCGGGTTCATCCCCGGGATCACCAGCGACTACGACACCCTCAGCTTCGCCGGGCACGAGTCCGACGCGAAACTGCTCGGCATCTTCCAGGTGTCGATCCTGCACAACATCGTCCACCTGTTGTTCGGCGTCGCCGGGCTGGCGATGTCGCGCCGGTCCTCCTCGGCGAAGACGTACCTGATCGGCGGCGGCGCCATCTACCTGGTGCTGTGGATCTACGGTCTGGTGATCGACCACGACAGCTCGGCCAACTTCGTCCCCGTCAACAACGCGGACAACTGGCTGCACCTGGTGCTCGGTATCGGCATGATCGCGCTCGGCGCGATCCTCGGCCGTTCCCACGCGGCTGCCGCTCCGCGCAGCCGCTGA